In the genome of Raphanus sativus cultivar WK10039 chromosome 4, ASM80110v3, whole genome shotgun sequence, one region contains:
- the LOC108828969 gene encoding uncharacterized protein LOC108828969: MTQMLSILRRNLQNLRKSQRVADETEIASTTQGAGIVAHNERRDGTSAVMMRFPFSIISCFAVPRVSGTDRLWMSGDYASVSEVNHLMVSDGMRYAILM, encoded by the coding sequence ATGACGCAGATGCTTTCCATACTCCGCCGCAACCTCCAAAACCTTCGTAAGAGCCAACGCGTAGCTGACGAGACTGAGATAGCTTCGACAACACAAGGAGCAGGAATAGTAGCTCATAACGAAAGACGAGACGGGACTAGTGCCGTTATGATGCGATTCCCTTTCTCGATCATCTCGTGCTTTGCCGTGCCACGTGTCAGCGGGACAGATAGACTATGGATGTCTGGAGATTATGCCAGCGTATCAGAGGTTAACCATCTCATGGTTAGTGATGGCATGAGATACGCCATTTTAATGTAA